TCTCTTTCGTCGCCTCGTCTGAGAGGGTCTCGAACTGCTCGTCAACTGCATCGAGACGGTCGATGTAGTCTGCCGCGTTCTCCTCGTACAACGATGCGTTGTCCGGATCTATCTCCGCGAGGCCGTCCGCGATCGTCTCGACCATCTGCTGGGCGATCACCGGATCAGTCCAGACGTGCGGGTCATAGAACTCCGGCACGGAGTCGTCCTCGACCGACGGCTCGTCGACGACGTCGGCGGTCATGTTGTCCGCGCTCGTATCCCAGATCACCTCACCGTCTGCGACGAGTTCGAAGACGACGCGCGTACGGCCGGTCTCGAGGCCGTGGAAGACAATATGATCGCCCTGTGACTCGATCTCGACGACGTCGTCCGCCGCGCCCTCAGTCACTCGAGCGTCGATCCGGAACGGTTCGTCCTCGCCGAGCGGGAGGACACGATCTTCGTCGTCCGTGAAGACACCGTCGACTGTGGCGTAGTCGTCGACCGGGACTTCGGGAAGGTTTCCGTGCCAATGGTCTCCGTGCCAGTAGGCGACCTCGGCGTCCGTTCGCCGGTTGTAGACGTCGAACTCCGCGACCGTGACATCGCTCGGATCGTACTCGGCGTCGGTGTCGGGCTCCCGATCACCGTCCTCGCTTCGGGCCGGAATGAGACTGGACTCGAGTCCCTCCATTGCATCGATCAGCCTCACGTCGCTGCCATCGGCTTCGATATCCGCAGCGACGTTTTGCGCCCACGAGAACTCGGCGGTGTCGAGATAGATGAAGACGTTCGAACTGACGATGTCGCGACGGAGATCCGCAGGTGGTTCCCAGCCGTGGCCCATCTCGCCGGTCTGGATTGGATTCTCGATCTCGAGTGCGTCCCCGCTGATATGCTGTGCCCAGTCCCAGAGCGCGAAGAACGCGGCGTAGCCGCCTTCGGACTCTGAGCCACCATCTGGTTCGCTCAGACAGCCGGCCCCAGCGGCGAGAGCGGCGGCCCCCGCCCCGGCCGTGAGCACCGAACGACGTGACAGCTTCATAGCTATGAGTACGGTCGGTCGAATAAAAGGATTGTTATGGGACCTCGTTATTTTAATAACACGCCGGCATCTGATCGGGGGTGGTTAGTAACGACGGTGCGGGAGAGACACCGTCGGTGCAGGCTGGTGGAGCAAAACAGAAGCGCAGCGGGTTTCGGGCGATGACTTCAGCGGCCGTCAGCAGTTATAGTAGCCACTGCAAGTCAATACACACCTGATCGCCAGCCTGCTCGGCGATCAGTGTGTGAATAGTTGCAGTTGTTACTATAGTTTTGCTGCATTCGCGGCCGTCTCGGCGGCCATCGGGAGCGCAGGTCAACGAACCGATTCAGTGTTCGTGATCGTCGTCGTGGTCGTGGCCGTCGTGGTCGTGGCCGTCGTCGTCGTGGTCGTGGTCATGATCATGGTCATCATCGTCGTGATCATGGGCATGATCATCATCGTCGTGATCGTGGTCGTCTATATCGTCGACAACCTCGACCTCAAGCGCAGGCGACTCCCAGTCAGCGTGATCGCCGTGCCAGATCTGGAAGACGATATCGGTGATCCCCGTTTCCTCGCCGGTGATGTGGAGGTGGTCGCCGTGTGACTCGAGGTCGACGATCTCCTGTGCGCCGTCTGCCAGGCGCGCGTTGAGCGTGTACTCCTCGTCGTCACCGAGGGCGATTTCGTCACCGTGGTCGTCTTCGACGTGTGCTTCGACCGAGAGGTTGTCGTCGTCGGGCACGAGCAGCGGGTCACCGTGCCAGTGGTCGCCGTGGACGTACACGGCAACGTCGTCAGTATCGCGGTCGATGACCTCGAACGTCTCGATGTCCATGTGGTCATGGTCATGATCATGGTCATCATCGTCGTGATCGTGGTCATGATCATCATCGTCGTGATCGTGGTCGTCATCACCGTTGTGGTCGTGGTCGTCGTCTCCGTTTCCACCGTCGTCCTCTTCATCGTCGCTCAGGCACCCGGCGAGGCCGAGCACACCGAGCGAACCAGTGGTTGCGAGCAACGAGCGGCGTGTCGTATCACGTGGATCAGTCGCCATTGTTAGTGTCTACTCACCCAATACCACTGATTAGTAATTAACCCACTGGTTTTGTTAAACGCGGCGTGGAAGTCCTAGGTCGCCACAGACAACGGCGAGGCGTCCGCATACCGCCGTAACCGATCCGGATCGATCGGAAACACCGCTTCCGGCGTCCCCGCCGCCGCCCAGACCGTCTCGTACTCGAGTAGCGTCTCGTCGATCACGACGGGAACAGACCGGTCGTGGCAGAACGGCGGGACGCCACCGATGGACCAGCCGAGTTCCTCGCGGATGCGGTCGGCGTCGGCCATGGAGACGTCGTCAGCGGCCGCGTCGAACGCCTCGGCGAGCGCGGCCTCGCTGACGCGGTTTGCGCCACTGGTGACGGAGACGACAAGCGAGCCGTCGACGTCGAAAACGAGCGAACTGGCGATCTGTGCTACGTCGCAGCCGACGGCCTCGGCGGCGTCGGTTGCTGTTTTCGTCCCTTCGGGGAACTCCTCGACGGCTGGATCGAAGTCGAATTCGGTGCGTGCCTGTGCTGTGAAAGACTGTGCGCGTTGATGCATCGCTCATTGAAGCGATTTCCGGGAGTTTGCAAAAACATTGCCCAGTGTTGACGTCCTACAGTCGTCCAGGTGTGGGCATGCGCTGCGAGGACGAGCAAGCGACGTCAGTTCTCGAGTCCGATCTGCATTCGAACGCCGTCGAGCCGGTGGTATTCCGGCTGCTGGTTCGGATCGTCGGTTCGGACCACCTCGAACACGTCGAATCGGATTACGAGCCGCCCCGGTGCAATCGTCGCCCGAAGAATCGGCCCGCAACTCGTCAGGACCACGTAGGGCGGCGCAGCCACAGGCTGTGCCTGGAGCTCGTATCCCGTCGCATCTACCGCTGACGCGAGGACCGTCGGAAGGGTCTCGAGTACGCCGGCCGACTCGAGTTCGCTCCGGAGGGAGTCGACGAGGGTATCGGGGCTCGTCGTTCGGGCGGTGTCCCAGTCGCGCGTGACGCGCGTTGCGCAGTCGTCGATAGCCGCGATTGTATCGGCGTGCTCCTCGCGGAGATGGCGTCTGGCGGCCCGGACTGGGTGAGACACGGTGTGATAGGCGTGGTGAAGGAACGTACTAAGCTCTCCCGATTTGGACGGCTACTGCAGAACGGGCGGAACCTGACCGACTCAGTCGCTCCGCCGTTCGACGACACCGATTCGGATCGAATCGACGTTCGAGAGCACAGTCTCGAGACGTTGTTTCCACGGCGGTTCGTCGACCGACTCGAGTTCGCGCTGCAGTTCCGAGTTCTCCGTCTCGAGGTCTCTGGTGAGTGATTCCAGGTGGCTGACCCGGTCTTCCAGCCGGTACCGCCGGGATCGCTGTGCCGCGAGATCGTTTCGAAGCTGTGCGCGCTCGCGCTCGAGGCGCTCGATGCGATTTCGGAGCCGCTCCCGTTCGCGCTGGGTGTCGTCGACGAACGCCTCGCGATCCGTGGCGGCGATCGACGTCTGTGAGAGCGACTCTTCGTCAGTGGGCTCGAGTCGACCCGTTCCGACTGCGTTGATCACCGCACCGACGAGCAGGATGAGGCCGCCGAAGTAGAGCCACGTCAGGAGCAACAGGACGGCTCCGACGGGACCTGCCGCCTCGGAGTCGCCGGCGAAGGAGACGTAGACATGAAAGAGCGACTGGAGGACAGTCCAGCCGATCGCAGCGACGACGACGCCCGGCAGCACCTCGCGGGCGGTAACATCGACATCGGGAAAGTAGTAGAACATCGGCAAGAACGCAATCGACAGGATAACGACGAGAATCAGCGGACTCACCAGTCCGAGGAACGGAATATCCGGGAAGAACGCAAGCAGTAGACTTGCCGCACTGGCTGCAATCAACGCACCACCGATCGCACCGAGAACGAGACCGGCATCACGCAGTTGCTGGACGAACGAGCCCGTCCCGCCCGCCTCGTAGATTTCGGAGAACGCGGTGTCGAGTCCCCGGAAGATTTTGAGCGCACCCCAGACGAGAACGACGACGCCAATGAGTGTCGATCCCGCAGTGGCGGGCGATTCTGCGATCGCATCCTCGACCATCATCTGTCCGCTTTCAGGTAGGAACTCTCCCGTCGACGTCGCAACCTGACTCGCGAACTGTTCATCGCCCAGAATTGTAACGACGAAGAAAATGAGCACGAGTAGCGGAAGTAACGAGATAAACGCCTGGTAGGCAATTCCCGCGGCCATAAACGGCACGTTCTTCTCCTGAATCCCTGCGACGACAGTTTTCCCAAATGAGACCGCGTCCCCAAAGTCGGTTGCCATACCTCCGGTACAACAGCACCGCAAATAGGTGGTTTGCCTGGGTTCGCACGGCGCGAGCGGCCTGTCTCAGCGCTAGTCGCGGTTCGAACGCTCCGCACGGAACTGCACAACCGTCTCGTGATCCGGCATCGCCGTCATCGCACCGCGCTCGGTCGTCGTTATCGCAGCGACAGCACACGCGAACTCGAGCGCCGCAGCGATCGAAACGCCATCGCGCAGCGCCGAAATCATGCCTGCCACGAACGCATCACCCGCTCCAGTCGTGTCCACCGTCTCGACCTCTCTTCCAGCGTTCTCGACCACGAGCGGCCCTGAACCGGACTCCTGCTCTGGGTCGGTCTCCACCCACGGCAACTCCTCGCTCTCCACACCATCTGTGCCCTCTCCGCTGCTTACAACCGCGACGGCACCCTCACTCCCACGCGTGACGAACACCGTCTGCGGACCCGCAGCCTGCGCGAGTACGTCTTCGCCGAGCGCCGCCGGCGTCTCCCCCTCGAAGCCGAGCAACTCGAGTTCCCCCGCCGTCGCCTTGCACACGTCAGTCGCCGCGAGCGCCTCCCGACAAACCCGCCTGAACGTTTCTGGCGACTCCCAAAGTTCCAGCCGCGCGTTCGGATCGAACGACACGGTACAGCCGGCGTCGGCGGCCCGGTTGACCAGGTCAAGCGTCGCCGTCCTAGCGGGTTCGGTCGCCAGGGTGACGCCGCCGACGTGAACCCACTCGAGTGCCGCGAGCGTCTCGTCGTCGATCCGCCCGGGTTCGAGGCGGGTGTCTGCGGTCCCATCGCGGTAGAAGGTGAATTCGCGGTCGCCGGTGTCGTCGTGGGTGACGAACGCGAGGCTCGTCTTCGCGGCTGGATCGAACTCGAAGTAGCGCTCGGGCAGACCGTGGTCGGCGAGTGTCGCAGCGAGAAAGCGACCGAACGGATCGTCGCCGACGCGGGTCCAGAACAGCGGCGGGGAGTCGAGGTGTGCGAGGCCGACGGCGACGTTCGCGGGTGCGCCGCCGGGCCGCCGATCGAACCGATCGACATCGTCGAGCGGGCCGCTCTCTGCCGGCAGAAAGTCGACGAGCGTTTCGCCAGCAACGAGAACAGAGGGAGCAGTCCGCATGTGCGTACTCAGTTCGACGTGCCCTATCGGCGTTCCGGTCCCTGCCGGGTTCAATCCGACCACCGATTGTCAATCGGATAGTATATTATGCTGTGATTGTAACCTGTGGGAACATGCGTACTTCGTTCCCGCGACGCCGGTTGCTCGCGACGACCGGTACGATCAGCGCCCTCGCCATCGGTGCCGGCTGTCTCGACGATTCGGATTCAGAGTCCGATCCCGATTCAGAAGAGCCAGCCGACTCCGAAACGGAGTCGGACGACACCACGAACGGCACCGACGACTCGACCAGTAGCGTCTCGGCAGCTACCGATCTGCGCACACAGTTCCAGTGGCTTCCGGCCGCAGTCGACGCGGACAAAGACGTGACCATCCACTACGCCGATCTTACTGCAATCCGAGACCACGAGTCCGAACTCAGTGACGACTTGCGCGAGTCGACGCAACTCGAGTTAGCCGACCTCGATATCGGCAATATCGACCAGTTTGGCGATGCAACGGCGATCGATGCCAGCCTCTCGTTCGGCAGCAGCAGCAACGCAGCGAACGTCGCGTTCGGCGGTTCCTTCGAGCCGGACGCTGCCGATGCGGAGCCGACGGAGACCGTCGGCGAGTTCAATCTCTTCGAACACGAGAATGGAACTCTCGCTGTCTCCGAAGAGTGGCTCCTCGCCAGTGATCCCGACGGACTCGGCGTCGAGACACTCCTCGAGGCCGGCCGCGAGGAGACGGAACTGCTGGTCGAGACGGACGAGACAACCGCGACGCTGGCGGGGGAACTCGAGTCCACCACCATCGCAGTCGGGCGGGTGACGGGAGCCGACGCGGCTACCGGCGAACTGGCGGCAGTCGGTCACGGTGCGACACTCGACAGTGAGACCTCGACTGTCACGTTCGTCGGGGTTACTGCCGACGGTGACGATCCCGATTCGCTCCGCGAGGAACTCGAGCGCTCGGGTGGCGGGCTCGAGGACTTCACGGTCGAAACGACGGAGTCGACTGCGGTGGGGGAGGGGACCGTTCCAACGGACGAGGTCCAGTTGCCCTCGCTTGGGCAGTCGGTCGAGCAGGAAGTGCAGGCCGGTGTCTCGATCGACGTTGACCACGGGGAACAGATGGCCGAGGTGTTCTTCACCTCGAGTGGAACCGCTGAGTATGTCGAGGTCGAGGATGATCTGAACCAGTCCAAGAGACTCGATGAGGTCGGTGACCGTGTAACGCTGACCTACGACGAGGGAGACGAGACGACCATCCGAGTGATTGCTGTTGCCGGTGACAGGAAGACGGTCGTCATGACAGAGGACATCTCGCCCTCATAGTCGTTTCTTCGTTCATTTCCGCATCCGTCTCGGTGAAACGGAATACAACGAAGTTGAGTGATTCAGACATGGACCATTCGAAGCGTCTTGGTATCCGGGCCGCACTCGCAACTGCTTTGCTGGGTGCCACCCTCCCGTGGATCAGAGTCAACCCGCACGCTGAGGCACAACTGCTGACCTACATCTCGGGAATGGGCTCCGGCCTCGAGACGTACGGCTTTCTTGTCGTCCCGCTCGTCCTCGTCACGTTCGCCGGGACGGTACTCGAGTACCCCTGGATCAGTACCGGCCCGTTCCGTGCGGGTGTCGGGGGTGCAATGGTTGCGCTCCCGCTGTGGTTCAGTTGGTGGACCGGCTACGGCGTGAGTGGGTCGCTCATTATGGGGAGCGGCGTGTACGTGACGGCCGTCGGCGGCGTCGTGCTTCTCGTGCTGGAACGGCGGGCCCTGAGTCGGTTTGTACCGGGATCGGGGTAGGTGGCCCCAGGCCGGGACTGGGACTATAGTAGCCACTGCAAGTCACTGCACACCTGATCGCACGACTGTTGTGCGATCAGTGTGTAACTAGTTGCAGTTGTTACTATAGAACAGGTATTGCTACGACGTTGACCAGTACTCGAGTACCGCGAACGATTCGCGTGCTCGGAACAGAAGTGACGAGAACGGTGTGGCCGAAAACAGTGAGCGTGTGGGGGGAGACGAGAGAGACCGGCGGCAGCGACGCGGACAGCGAAGACGGCGCGGACGGGCGCGAACAGGCGCGGACGGCACAGACTGCGCGATTAGAGGATAATACTCTTTGTGCGCAGCATCTCGTGAATCGAGGCGTCGAGCCCTTCGCGACCGGTACCCGAGTTCTTGTTACCGCCGAAGGGAATGTCACCGAGGCCGTGGGATGGCGCGCCATTGATGCGAACCGCACCTGCGTCGACGAGGTCGGCGAGGCGCATCGCGCGGTCGTAGTCAGCGGTGAAGACGGCGGCGTCGAGCGCCAGGTCGGAACCGTTAGCGAGGTCGACAGCCTCGTCTTCGTCCGCGAAGGTCGTGACGGCGGCGACGGGGCCAAATTGTTCTTCGTCGACGATACGGGCATCGTGGGGAACGTTCGCCAGCAACGTCGGTTCGAAGAACTGGTCGGCGAGTTCGTCCGGCACGCCCTCGGGGGCACGGCGTGCTCCGCCGCGGACGAGATCAGCGCCCGTCTCGACGGCGTCGTCGACGAGTTCCTGGACCCACTCGGCCTGGGACTCACTGATGAGCGGGCCGAAGGCAGTGTCCTCGTCGAAGAGGTCGCCCGCGGCCCAGGAATCCATCGTCCGGTCGATCCGTTCGACCAGGTCGTCGTGGACTGATTCGTGTGCGAGTACGCGCGAGACGGCGGAGCAGCGCTGGCCGGCGTACTTCAGCGAGCCTTTGACGCAGTTGCCTGCGACATCGTCGAGGTCCGCGTCGTCGAAGACGATTGCGGGCGCGTTGCCGCCCAGTTCCATGTGGAGATTGGCCATACCACTTTCGCGGGCGATATGCTTGCCAGCCCCCGAGGAACCAGTCATCGCGATGGCGTTGATCCGATCGTCACCGGACAGCAGATCACCAATCTCGCTGACGTTACCCGGGAGGAAGTGGAACGCACCGTCCGGAATACCGTCGACCTCACTGATGACGTCGGCGAGGATCGCGGCCGAAATCGGCGTCTTGCTTGCCGGCTTGAGCAGGACGCTGTTCCCGGCGGCAAGCGCAGGAGCTACCTGCAGCGCCGTCGTCGCGAGTGGGTAGTTGTACGGCGTGACACACAGCACTGCGCCGATTGGCTCGTGCTTGACGATTGCCTGCCAGCCCTCGTGGCTCGCAGTCGAGCCCTCGCGGAACTCGCCCTTGCTGACGATATTTCGTGCCTCCTCGGCCGCGCGGTCGAATCGCTTTGC
The DNA window shown above is from Natrialba magadii ATCC 43099 and carries:
- a CDS encoding YbaK/EbsC family protein gives rise to the protein MHQRAQSFTAQARTEFDFDPAVEEFPEGTKTATDAAEAVGCDVAQIASSLVFDVDGSLVVSVTSGANRVSEAALAEAFDAAADDVSMADADRIREELGWSIGGVPPFCHDRSVPVVIDETLLEYETVWAAAGTPEAVFPIDPDRLRRYADASPLSVAT
- a CDS encoding metal ABC transporter substrate-binding protein — encoded protein: MKLSRRSVLTAGAGAAALAAGAGCLSEPDGGSESEGGYAAFFALWDWAQHISGDALEIENPIQTGEMGHGWEPPADLRRDIVSSNVFIYLDTAEFSWAQNVAADIEADGSDVRLIDAMEGLESSLIPARSEDGDREPDTDAEYDPSDVTVAEFDVYNRRTDAEVAYWHGDHWHGNLPEVPVDDYATVDGVFTDDEDRVLPLGEDEPFRIDARVTEGAADDVVEIESQGDHIVFHGLETGRTRVVFELVADGEVIWDTSADNMTADVVDEPSVEDDSVPEFYDPHVWTDPVIAQQMVETIADGLAEIDPDNASLYEENAADYIDRLDAVDEQFETLSDEATKEIAVLAGHDSFQYLETRYGFEIHTPTTISPDAEVTTGDLADTIDLIDERGIETILYDPFDATNGDVPREVDHLLENSQATEAEAISPAEGTTDEWNEQDWGWIEQMEELNLPALRKALEAE
- a CDS encoding carbohydrate kinase family protein; amino-acid sequence: MRTAPSVLVAGETLVDFLPAESGPLDDVDRFDRRPGGAPANVAVGLAHLDSPPLFWTRVGDDPFGRFLAATLADHGLPERYFEFDPAAKTSLAFVTHDDTGDREFTFYRDGTADTRLEPGRIDDETLAALEWVHVGGVTLATEPARTATLDLVNRAADAGCTVSFDPNARLELWESPETFRRVCREALAATDVCKATAGELELLGFEGETPAALGEDVLAQAAGPQTVFVTRGSEGAVAVVSSGEGTDGVESEELPWVETDPEQESGSGPLVVENAGREVETVDTTGAGDAFVAGMISALRDGVSIAAALEFACAVAAITTTERGAMTAMPDHETVVQFRAERSNRD
- a CDS encoding YihY/virulence factor BrkB family protein — its product is MATDFGDAVSFGKTVVAGIQEKNVPFMAAGIAYQAFISLLPLLVLIFFVVTILGDEQFASQVATSTGEFLPESGQMMVEDAIAESPATAGSTLIGVVVLVWGALKIFRGLDTAFSEIYEAGGTGSFVQQLRDAGLVLGAIGGALIAASAASLLLAFFPDIPFLGLVSPLILVVILSIAFLPMFYYFPDVDVTAREVLPGVVVAAIGWTVLQSLFHVYVSFAGDSEAAGPVGAVLLLLTWLYFGGLILLVGAVINAVGTGRLEPTDEESLSQTSIAATDREAFVDDTQRERERLRNRIERLERERAQLRNDLAAQRSRRYRLEDRVSHLESLTRDLETENSELQRELESVDEPPWKQRLETVLSNVDSIRIGVVERRSD
- a CDS encoding aldehyde dehydrogenase family protein; this translates as MATRAAHRRERIYVDGEWLETDDALSVSDLADGGTFAQVVAAGPAEVRTALESAHEIKPELRQTSVVERAEWCEQIAVGLREREEELTEVIVREAGKPISSARGEVEQAAKRFDRAAEEARNIVSKGEFREGSTASHEGWQAIVKHEPIGAVLCVTPYNYPLATTALQVAPALAAGNSVLLKPASKTPISAAILADVISEVDGIPDGAFHFLPGNVSEIGDLLSGDDRINAIAMTGSSGAGKHIARESGMANLHMELGGNAPAIVFDDADLDDVAGNCVKGSLKYAGQRCSAVSRVLAHESVHDDLVERIDRTMDSWAAGDLFDEDTAFGPLISESQAEWVQELVDDAVETGADLVRGGARRAPEGVPDELADQFFEPTLLANVPHDARIVDEEQFGPVAAVTTFADEDEAVDLANGSDLALDAAVFTADYDRAMRLADLVDAGAVRINGAPSHGLGDIPFGGNKNSGTGREGLDASIHEMLRTKSIIL